ACAGCGGAACGCTCGGGGCGAAAGAGCTGTACCTGTCCGCGGGCAAACTTGAGGAGGGCTTCAGGAATCGTACTGTATCCGACTCTGACATCGCCGATTTCTCAAGGGACCTCGATGTGGTGTTGAACGGCATCCAGGACTTTTTGAGCGGCTATCGGCCGCCGGAGGAGAAATCCATCGACCTCGACCCGGAGCAGTTGAAAAAAGCGATCCGGACGCTGCATCAGCAGCTTCGATCTTACAACTCCGACGCGCTCGACACTGTAGATTTGATAGTTAGAATGAATCCTGACGAAGAAAAAGCGAAATGGCGCGACATAAGGGCGCTTGTGGATGATCTGCAGTTTGACTCGGCACTGCAACAGCTTGTTTTAACAACGGAGAGCATGGGGCTGGCATTGGAGGAGATGTCATGAGCGCGCGTAAGAACGAGATTTTGATCATCGACGATTCCGTGGACGCGATCAAAATTCTGATAAAGCTCCTGTCGCCGGAGTACACCGTCTATTTCGCGACCGACGGCTACAAGGGCATCGAGCAGGCCAGAGAGAAACGTCCGGATTTAATCCTGCTTGATATCATGATGGATCCAATCAACGGCTACGAGGTGTGCAAACTGCTGAAGAAGGACGGCGAGACCGAGGACATCCCGGTCATATTTCTCACGGCCGTCTCGGAGTCCATGGACGAGGCGCAGGCGTTCACTATCGGCGGGGCGGACTATATAACAAAGCCTTTTGTCCCGGTTGTAGTGCTGGCCAGGATTCGGAACCAGATCAGGCTTGCCGAGGCGTTGGCGGAGCTCAAGCGCTTGTACGATCTCGCCCTCGATGCGAACCCCATTACAGGCCTGCCCGGGAACAACAGCATAAAAAAGGCGATCACCGCCGCGCTCGAAACAGACCGGCAAGCTTTTGTATTTTATGCGGACTTGGACAACTTCAAGGCCTACAATGACTCTTACGGATTCGCAAATGGCGACAAGGTCATTCTCTACACTTCGGACCTGTTCCAGACCGTGATGAAGGAGCATGCAATCGTCGAAGGCTTTCTTGGTCATCTCGGCGGGGATGACTTCGTGCTGATAATTGAAAAAAACAAGGCATTGGATCTTGCCAACCGGTTTATCGAGTTGTTTGATAAAGGGATCAAAGAGTTTTATAACGATAGAGACCGCGCCAATGGTTATATAGCGTCGAAAAACAGAAAAGGAGTGGAGACGACCTATCCGTTGATCTCCATCAGCATCGCGGGAGTGGACTTGTCCCTGCGAGG
This DNA window, taken from Synergistaceae bacterium, encodes the following:
- a CDS encoding response regulator, with the translated sequence MIIDDSVDAIKILIKLLSPEYTVYFATDGYKGIEQAREKRPDLILLDIMMDPINGYEVCKLLKKDGETEDIPVIFLTAVSESMDEAQAFTIGGADYITKPFVPVVVLARIRNQIRLAEALAELKRLYDLALDANPITGLPGNNSIKKAITAALETDRQAFVFYADLDNFKAYNDSYGFANGDKVILYTSDLFQTVMKEHAIVEGFLGHLGGDDFVLIIEKNKALDLANRFIELFDKGIKEFYNDRDRANGYIASKNRKGVETTYPLISISIAGVDLSLRGYTNNLQVCDMCAELKNKAKQEAGSCLVVDQRT